CTGGAGTTTCGAACTTCTAAAATAGCATCGATCTTTACATTGGAAGGAATGGCGATCATGGAGGCTTTGAAGCTAATCCTCAAATCTTCTCAGAGGAAATTTGTGATATTCTCCGACTCAAGGAGTGTGTTAGAAGCTCTCGCctccaataaatatttaggtaAAAAGTCTTATATTATACTCTGCATCCGGGACCTAATTCTAAAGTTGCAGGAGGAAGGAAAAGAGGTCAGGCTGCATTGGATACCTGTCCATGTGGGTATCAGTGGCAATGAGTGGGCGGACCAGGTGGCGAAAAGGGCAGCTGTAACAGGGAAAGACTCCAATCTAGAGTTGCCAGCCAATGACTTTAAAAAGAGAtggaaaatgaaattaaaagaagattTTAACGCTT
This sequence is a window from Cotesia glomerata isolate CgM1 unplaced genomic scaffold, MPM_Cglom_v2.3 scaffold_190, whole genome shotgun sequence. Protein-coding genes within it:
- the LOC123274040 gene encoding uncharacterized protein LOC123274040, producing the protein MAIMEALKLILKSSQRKFVIFSDSRSVLEALASNKYLGKKSYIILCIRDLILKLQEEGKEVRLHWIPVHVGISGNEWADQVAKRAAVTGKDSNLELPANDFKKRWKMKLKEDFNAWCLESAALKDARAIWMRRPRIIFFGFVLVL